GTCGTCGAGGCCGACCAGCCCCCGGTCGACGAGTTCCAGCACGGCGGTGACGGTGAAGGTCTTGGTCTCGCTGCCGATCCGCATCCGGAGGTCGGGCGTCATCGGCTGCCCGGTCGCGGTGTCGGCCACCCCGGCGGTGTGCAGGTAGGTGCCCCGGCCGGGCAGCCGGAGACCGACGATCACGCCGGGGGTGCCGGTCTCCTGGAGGGTCTGTTCGATCGCCTGGTCGAGGCGCGCCGCGAGGGCGGGGTCGAGCCCATCGGGCGGGCAGTCGTCGGCGTACGCGTCACCGGTGAAGACGGCTGCCGACGGTGGCACGGCCTGGGCGGTGGGTGCGGCGAGGGTCAGCGGGACCAGGGCGGAGAGGGCGAGCAGGGCGGTGGCGAGTCGGCCGGCGGTCGGACGGCGCATGGCGGGACATCCCTTCCGGGGGTGGGGAGGACCTTGCTCGGTCAAGGTCACCACCCCGCCCGGCCCCGGGCCGCCGGGCCCGCCGCACCGCTCGGCGAGTCCACCCGTACGGTCCCGGCCCGCCGCCGGGTGGCGCTGCCGCGCCGAGCGGTTCGGCCCGGCGCACCCTGGAGGGAGGGAAGGCCCGGCCGGGCCGGGCCGTCACGGACGGACTCCGGAGGTGTTGGGACCATGGCGAAGTTCATGGATGTGCACCAGAACATGGTGGGGATCACGGCGGAGGAGCTCCGCGCGGCCCACATGGCGGATCTCGCCATCGAGGGCGACGAGAGCGTGCACTTCGAGCAGGCGTGGGCGGACCCGGAGGCGGGCGTCGTGTACTGCCTGTCCGAGGCGCCGTCCAGGGAAGCGGTCCAGCGGATCCACGAGCGGACCGGGCACCCGGCCGACGAGATTCACCCGGTGCCGCTGATCGTCTGAGTGCGTGAGACGGTCGGGCCGTCAGGCCACGGGCTTCGGGCTGAGCATCACGATCTCGGCCGGGCCCGCGCGGAACGCCTTGTTGGCGGCGTCCGCCGCGACCATGTGGGCCGAGGCGTCGTGCTGCCGCAGGGCCTCCGCCGACGCCCACTCCTCGAGCAGGACGAAGCGGTCCGGGTCGTCGTTCACGGTGTGCAGGTCGTACTGCAGGCAACCCGGTTCGGCCCGAACCACCG
This genomic interval from Kitasatospora gansuensis contains the following:
- a CDS encoding SCO4226 family nickel-binding protein, encoding MAKFMDVHQNMVGITAEELRAAHMADLAIEGDESVHFEQAWADPEAGVVYCLSEAPSREAVQRIHERTGHPADEIHPVPLIV
- a CDS encoding putative quinol monooxygenase, translated to MSNSLRVIVHITTQPGRGAEQIAAFTALAPVVRAEPGCLQYDLHTVNDDPDRFVLLEEWASAEALRQHDASAHMVAADAANKAFRAGPAEIVMLSPKPVA